A window of Trichoderma atroviride chromosome 3, complete sequence contains these coding sequences:
- a CDS encoding uncharacterized protein (EggNog:ENOG41) translates to MPPKTSPTHDVTELLGRRSLATIPKDQKSLLEAEGSWAVDMKDGPHGLSTVPSHVLQTLKEAFVRLKDKNDQDVQEGQGNQEGEEDQEDQENQKDQEDKEDQGDEEGQKDDEDLEGREDPKHTEDAKRSLTVNNGDKQTGSSPGSIAARSSKVPASSLERPTASSPERPVASSPERDISWPASPSRSGNQSDASDPGSPIEEEYKSPLLEPLTQPPAPKADDAADPGPSSGISEPDDLEMEVPQAQTNHHEAPINRVATLIHTATPQEATSNLINTASTTDTPPCAQPRVSSGPHIPIPTPQLSMLSTDPVHHRTRRMKPILFDEDGPTASGTPPIRLVPSTRMPFARAHAEPSLQSSAASTPFDDDMMESSPPIPPPHRFIQDAAPPEQSSGAPRPDQSATPQ, encoded by the coding sequence ATGCCTCCCAAAACATCACCAACGCACGATGTCACCGAGCTGCTGGGCCGCCGGAGTCTCGCCACCATTCCCAAAGACCAGAAGTCGCTGCTCGAGGCGGAGGGCTCGTGGGCGGTGGACATGAAAGATGGGCCGCACGGTCTGTCTACTGTCCCGAGCCATGTCCTGCAGACCCTGAAGGAAGCATTTGTTCGTCTCAAGGACAAAAACGACCAAGATGTGCAAGAAGGCCAGGGAAATcaagagggcgaagaggatCAAGAGGATCAAGAGAACCAAAAGGACCAAGAGGACaaagaagaccaaggagatgaagagggtcaaaaagatgacgaggatttAGAGGGCAGAGAAGACCCCAAACACACGGAAGATGCTAAACGCTCTCTTACCGTCAATAACGGTGACAAACAGACTGGATCCTCCCCTGGCTCGATCGCTGCAAGGTCAAGTAAAGTACCCGCATCTTCCTTAGAGAGACCTACAGCTTCGTCACCAGAGAGGCCTGTAGCCTCGTCACCAGAGAGGGATATATCATGGCCGGCCTCACCATCCAGATCGGGGAACCAATCAGACGCATCTGATCCCGGCTCACCCATTGAAGAGGAATACAAGTCGCCATTGCTCGAACCGCTCACTCAACCGCCAGCGCCCAAAGCAGATGACGCTGCAGACCCCGGCCCCTCTTCGGGCATCAGCGAGCCCGATGATCTTGAGATGGAGGTCCCCCAAGCCCAAACAAACCACCATGAGGCACCAATCAACCGTGTAGCTACGCTGATCCATACAGCAACGCCTCAAGAGGCCACGAGCAACTTGATAAACACGGCGTCTACTACAGATACGCCTCCATGTGCGCAGCCTCGTGTTTCGTCCGGCCCTCATATTCCTATACCAACACCTCAGTTGTCTATGCTCTCAACTGACCCAGTCCATCATCGGACACGAAGAATGAAGCCGATTCTgtttgatgaagacggcccCACTGCCTCTGGAACTCCCCCAATACGTTTGGTTCCTTCCACGCGCATGCCTTTCGCGCGGGCACATGCTGAGCCGAGCCTCCagagctcagctgcctcaACCCCatttgatgatgatatgaTGGAGAGCTCGCCACCCATACCCCCACCACACAGATTTATCCAGGATGCCGCCCCCCCAGAACAGAGCTCCGGGGCGCCAAGACCAGATCAATCGGCTACCCCACAGTGA
- a CDS encoding uncharacterized protein (EggNog:ENOG41) — protein MCVNKDNLDTVLGAYPEEVARIKAAMNQSRQRGPAPELEMEMEQDVEIVDLLDDDSIMDDSAVEVRRGGRSSVSRAQKRPRAASAGDMPPPTRQPPTVPAPSRTAPAPPPPRPPIPRAASPDLGSDDFDYLPYPAKAPSRPKPQPQPQAEAHSRSRSRSKTQAAQPQPQPQPQPRPQPESTPQLQPQPQTQPQLQPKMHRSLPQRSSPRRHPTTSAVISSPVSTTRRQPPKSSNPRSSPRPAADYLGNLVSKGRTTPSSSARSGSSKPRKRTAEERARLREHFRKKASTSSTSFIGSGIDN, from the coding sequence ATGTGTGTAAACAAAGACAACCTAGACACAGTTTTGGGTGCATACCCCGAGGAAGTCGCAAGGATCAAGGCCGCAATGAACCAGAGCAGGCAAAGGGGGCCGGCTCCCGAGCTagaaatggagatggagcaagACGTGGAAATTGTGGACTTGCTGGACGACGACAGTATCATGGACGACAGCGCCGTGGAAGTGAGACGAGGTGGACGGAGTAGTGTGTCGCGGGCGCAGAAacggccaagagcagcatccGCTGGGGACATGCCTCCTCCGACAAGACAGCCGCCAACTGTACCTGCACCATCACGGACAGCACcggcaccaccacctcctcgaCCTCCTATTCCACGAGCTGCGTCCCCGGATCTAGGGAGCGACGACTTTGATTACCTCCCCTATCCCGCCAAAGCACCATCGCGACCAAAGCCACAACCACAGCCGCAAGCAGAGGCGCATTCAAGATCACGATCACGATCAAAAACACAAGCTGCTCAACcacagcctcagcctcaacctcaacctcgCCCTCAGCCCGAATCTACCCCACAGCTACAACCGCAGCCACAAACCCAACCTCAGCTCCAACCAAAGATGCACAGAAGCCTCCCTCAGCGCTCATCACCCCGACGCCACCCCACAACCTCTGCAGTAATCTCCTCTCCCGTATCAACAACCCGGCGACAACCTCCTAAATCCTCCAACCCCAGGTCCTCCCCGCGCCCAGCGGCCGATTACCTCGGGAACCTCGTCTCAAAGGGCCGCACCACCCCTAGTTCGAGCGCCAGGTCGGGCTCCTCGAAGCCGCGCAAGAGAACGGCCGAGGAGCGGGCGCGGCTGAGGGAGCATTTCCGGAAGAAGGCATCTACTTCGTCGACGAGTTTTATTGGCAGTGGCATTGACAATTGA
- a CDS encoding uncharacterized protein (BUSCO:EOG092D4RL0) — MFRRYALGFSNVGRQFSTMGSTTPLEDAIRAKLTAALCPLTLEIYNDSHLHAHHKAMAGNISKETHFRLVIISDVFASKMQPARHRMVYALLRDEMALEGGIHALQLKTLTPEEEKRLQKKKAAEAAAKEESAKKQDTPTTEKAESKAEPADA; from the exons ATGTTCCGACGGTACGCTCTCGGCTTCTCAAACGTCGGCCGCCAGTTTTCCACAATGGGCTCAACAACGCCTTTGGAAGATGCCATTCGCGCCAAG CTGACTGCAGCGCTCTGCCCTCTGACGCTGGAAATCTACAATGACTCGCACCTCCACGCCCACCACAAGGCCATGGCAGGCAACATCTCCAAGGAGACGCACTTCCG GCTAGTCATTATTTCCGATGTATTTGCCTCCAAGATGCAGCCTGCACGCCATCGAATGGTCTACGCCCTGCTGCGAGATGAAATGGCCCTGGAGGGAGGCATCCACGCTCTTCAGCTCAAGACTTTGACCCctgaggaagagaagcgcctgcagaagaaaaaggcagccGAAGCAgcggccaaggaggagagcgccaagaagcaggACACCCCTACTACAGAAAAGGCCGAGTCCAAAGCCGAGCCTGCAGATGCGTAA
- a CDS encoding uncharacterized protein (TransMembrane:1 (o52-72i)), with amino-acid sequence MAHHFSPTSPNFTLFATKNDFLFSRACCSFLSASRPRDDLFILSHPSLLHPLFSSSHPLCLSICLAIVRFCLSTYRAYIQKISAANSAASIALDRLFNARHTKSRDFRLAHQGHRQQSLSQLH; translated from the coding sequence ATGGCGCACCACTTCTCACCGACTTCACCGAATTTCACGTTGTTTGCGACAAAGAACGACTTCTTATTTAGCAGGGCCTGCTGCTCGTTCCTGTCCGCCAGCCGGCCTCGAGACGACCTTTTTATCCTCTCGCATCCCTCTCTGCTTCatcccctcttctcctcttctcaccctctctgcctctccatcTGCCTCGCCATTGTGCGCTTTTGCCTCTCGACTTACAGAGCGTACATCCAAAAAATCTCAGCAGCTAATTCtgccgcctccatcgcccTCGACCGCCTCTTTAACGCCCGACACACCAAGTCTCGTGATTTCCGTCTGGCGCACCAGGGACACCGCCAGCAGAGCCTCAGCCAGCTCCACTAA
- a CDS encoding uncharacterized protein (EggNog:ENOG41) — MRMASSSSTSALPRLALFEAVARHDADALAVVHSLSGRSFTYGRLLGDVRRARNRLLEARGKASGDDLDGERVALLVENSYDYVVALLSILAARAIAVPLSPAFPIPELEYVLNHSEASLLVSSPKFASKAQQVLAAELTSKPAHVELPKHAESADAAATREEVPLEDSAEPGQAGLMLYTSGTTNKPKGVLLPQSVLTAQARSLHEAWEYSPSDHLLHLLPLHHIHGVVNAILTPLLAGSSIEFMFPFNADAVWNRLAAPFLPASETITNGDTPAASKAPKPRVTFFTAVPTIYSRLLTTHKSLPPPIQDASREAISPSNLRLNISGSAALPTPIKTAWASLSNGNVLLERYGMTEVGMALSCGLSFADRVDASVGWPLPSVQARLVDVDSAEVILPGQETGPDGRERSGEIQLRGPTIFKEYWHNPAATEKEFTKDDDGQGPWFKTGDVAVRRPVPTAGLNTSHQPWAAGPLYFIQGRKSADIIKTGGEKVSALEIERELLSLPQVAEAAVVAVPSGAWGQKVGAVIVLDRAVAEKWSPLEMRRALKSRLANYKIPQVMKVVDSIPRNAMGKINKKQLVKAIFADEHSGDEA, encoded by the exons atgaggatggcgtcgtcgtcgtctacTTCCGCCCTGCCTCGCCTGGCCCTCTTCGAAGCCGTTGCCCGCCACGACGCCGATGCCCTCGCCGTGGTCCACTCGCTCTCTGGCCGGAGCTTCACCTACGGCCGGCTGCTGGGCGACGTGCGCCGGGCGCGGAACCGGCTGCTCGAGGCCCGGGGCAAGGCCAGCGGCGACGACCTGGACGGCGAGAGGGTTGCGCTCTTGGTAGAGAACAGCTACGATTACGTAG TCGCTCTGCTCTCCATCCTAGCCGCGCGCGCAATAGCCGTGCCTCTGTCTCCCGCATTCCCCATCCCAGAGCTCGAGTATGTCCTCAACCACAGCGAGGCCTCGCTGCTCGTCTCGTCTCCCAAGTTTGCCTCCAAGGCCCAGCAGGTCCTGGCCGCAGAGCTGACGTCCAAGCCCGCCCACGTGGAGCTGCCCAAGCATGCCGAAAGTgcggatgctgctgccaccagaGAGGAGGTTCCCTTGGAAGACAGCGCCGAGCCGGGCCAAGCGGGCCTCATGCTGTATACTTCAGGGACGACGAACAAGCCG AAAGGCGTCTTGCTGCCCCAGTCCGTCCTCACCGCGCAAGCTCGCTCCCTCCATGAAGCCTGGGAATACTCCCCCTCGGACCATCTCCTCCACCTGCTCCCCCTCCACCACATCCACGGCGTCGTCAACGCCATCCTGACGCCCCTCCTCGCCGGGTCCTCCATCGAATTCATGTTCCCCTTCAACGCCGACGCCGTCTGGAACCGCCTCGCTGCTCCTTTCCTGCCCGCTTCCGAGACCATCACCAACGGCGACACACCGGCAGCATCCAAGGCTCCCAAACCAAGGGTCACCTTCTTCACCGCCGTCCCCACAATCTACAGCCGCCTCCTCACCACCCACAAgtccctcccccctcccatCCAGGACGCCTCCCGCGAGGCAATCTCCCCTTCCAACCTCCGCCTCAACATCTCCGGCTCCGCCGCCTTGCCCACCCCCATCAAGACCGCCTGGGCATCCCTCAGCAACGGAAACGTCCTCCTCGAGCGCTACGGCATGACCGAAGTCGGCATGGCCCTCTCCTGCGGCCTCTCCTTCGCCGACCGCGTCGACGCCTCCGTCGgctggcctttgccttccGTCCAGGCCcgcctcgtcgacgtcgactcCGCAGAGGTCATTCTCCCCGGCCAGGAAACCGGCCCCGACGGCCGCGAGCGCTCCGGCGAGATCCAGCTCCGCGGGCCAACCATCTTCAAGGAATACTGGCACAACCCAGCCGCCACCGAAAAGGAATTCACaaaagacgacgacggccaAGGCCCCTGGTTCAAAACCGGCGACGTCGCCGTCCGCCGCCCCGTCCCCACCGCCGGCCTCAACACCTCCCACCAGCCCTGGGCCGCCGGCCCCCTCTACTTCATCCAGGGCCGTAAATCtgccgacatcatcaagacCGGCGGCGAAAAGGTAAGCGCCCTTGAGATTGAGCGCGAGCTCCTCTCCCTGCCGCAAGTCGCCGAGgccgccgtcgtcgccgtgcCCAGCGGCGCATGGGGCCAAAAGGtcggcgccgtcatcgtgCTCGACAGGGCCGTCGCCGAGAAGTGGTCGCCGCTGGAGATGCGCCGCGCGCTCAAGAGCCGCCTGGCCAACTACAAGATCCCGCAGGTCATGAAGGTGGTGGACAGCATACCGCGCAATGCCATGGGCAAGATTAATAAGAAGCAGcttgtcaaggccatcttTGCCGACGAACACAGCGGTGACGAGGCATAG
- a CDS encoding uncharacterized protein (BUSCO:EOG092D3SKZ): MAAAATEATNMDQQVDLSTIPISPKGAENGSEAADDSKPVTVFHDKDNFNVKHPLQNKWTLWFTKPPSGKGDNWNDLLKEVITFDSVEEFWGVYNNVAPVSELALKSDYHLFKAGVRPEWEDPQNKHGGKWSYQYKDKRNVDVDRLWLHVMMGAIGETLEEEDDGEVMGVVVNVRKGFYRIGVWTRTIGKSIPGRGDGDVAGGKGRSSEKGKDILLSIGRRFKETLELPSNEQIEFSGHTDSAHAGSTRAKAKYTV, translated from the exons atggctgctgctgcgacggaGGCAACCAACATGGACCAGCAGGTCGATCTCTCCACCATCCCCATCTCGCCCAAGGGCGCTGAGAACGGAAGTGAGGCCGCGGACGACAGCAAGCCCGTGACGGTCTTCCACGACAAGGACAACTTCAATGTCAAGCATCCTCTCCAGAACAAGTGGACTCTGTGGTTCACCAAGCCCCCGAGTGGAAAG GGCGATAACTGGAATGACCTGCTCAAGGAGGTCATCACCTTCGATTCAGTTGAGGAGTTTTGGGGCGTCTAC AACAATGTTGCCCCCGTTTCAGAACTTGCCCTCAAGTCCGACTACCATCTCTTCAAGGCCGGCGTTCGCCCAGAGTGGGAAGACCCCCAGAACAAGCACGGTGGCAAGTGGTCCTACCAGTACAAGGATAAGCGCAACGTCGATGTCGACCGTCTCTGGCTGCATGTCATGATGGGCGCCATCGGTGAGACGCtcgaggaggaagacgatggcgaggTCATGGGCGTTGTTGTCAACGTCCGCAAGGGCTTCTACCGTATCGGAGTCTGGACTCGCACCATAGGAAAGAGCATTCCCGGCCGAGGTGACGGTGATGTTGCCGGCGGAAAGGGCCGAAGCTCGGAGAAGGGTAAGGACATTCTCCTGTCTATCGGACGCAGATTCAAGGAAACCCTTGAGCTCCCCAGCAACGAGCAGATTGAGTTCTCAGGCCACACGGACAGCGCTCATGCTGGTAGCACCagagccaaggccaagtaTACCGTATAA
- a CDS encoding uncharacterized protein (EggNog:ENOG41), with product MAELLGDMELTQEQREYIDNIQSSATSLLTVINDILDFSKVESGRLDIEEVQFSLSHIVQEVRKMLKFAVERKNLDFLSDVGKDIANERVVIGDPGRLRQIITNLLTNSIKFTNQGYVKFSVVKERETAEAIEVRFIIEDSGIGIEESVRKKLFKPFSQGDPSTARKFGGTGLGLTICKNLLDLMNGRIKLESNVGSGTKATFWIPFMKPTGARAPSLAEAGAISDRLQSELSLSCNSSEYEQLTSASQGSDGPVSGPVAKTRRRVSVKTPPPTEQELPRSERARLHILVVEDNPVNQKIATRTIGKLGFQVSATWNGKEALDYMIGASKGQNKKPDIILMDVQMPIIDGYKCTHLLRHHLPYKKLVQDVPIVAMTASAIQGDREKCTRAGMDDYLPKPVTMKVLEKMLIRWSLTRRQPQSEPPASDCSEMGEHCENADIPHLGIEEGDSLPLSASEEFHPNAITPRPLTTNGRHEPSPFDSAMAAEMSPPVRRPEGERELSNMLHGTKLIDAAGGVPADLNNISLPESGAGEALTEENVNKLENGRSI from the exons ATGGCGGAGCTGCTGGGCGATATGGAGTTGACCCAAGAGCAGCGTGAATATATCGACAATATTCAAAGCTCTGCTACATCGCTGCTCACTGTAATCAATGACATTCTAGATTTCTCCAAAGTAGAATCTGGTCGCCTGGACATTGAAGAAGTgcaattttctctctctcatatTGTCCAGGAGGTGAGGAAGATGCTCAAGTTTGCTGTTGAGCGGAAAAATCTGGACTTCTTATCCGACGTTGGCAAGGATATTGCGAATGAACGAGTGGTCATTGGCGATCCCGGCAGGTTGCGACAGATTATTACCAATCTCCTCACGAACAGCATCAAGTTCACAAACCAGGGGTATGTCAAGTTTTCGGTGGTCAAAGAGCGCGAAACGGCTGAGGCGATCGAGGTTCGATTTATCATTGAAGATTCGGGAATTGGCATCGAAGAAAGCGTTCGCAAGAAGCTCTTCAAGCCATTCAGCCAAGGAGATCCATCTACGGCGAGAAAATTCGGTGGCACGGGACTCGGATTGACAATTTGCAAGAACTTGCTAGACCTGATGAATGGTCGTATCAAGCTGGAGTCAAACGTGGGATCCGGCACCAAAGCAACGTTTTGGATTCCATTCATGAAGCCCACAGGGGCCAGAGCTCCATCCTTGGCTGAAGCCGGAGCCATCTCCGATCGACTACAGTCCGAGCTGAGCCTCTCGTGTAACAGCTCGGAGTATGAGCAGTTGACGAGCGCTTCACAAGGGTCGGATGGCCCCGTAAGTGGCCCCGTTGCCAAGACGCGTCGGCGCGTTTCTGTCAAGACGCCTCCGCCGACTGAGCAAGAACTTCCTCGATCTGAAAGAGCACGACTGCATATATTAGTGGTGGAGGATAA CCCAGTAAATCAGAAGATTGCCACTCGAACTATTGGAAAACTCGGTTTCCAAGTCTCAGCGACTTGGAATGGCAAAGAGGCGCTGGATTATATGATTGGCGCATCAAAAGGCCAAAATAAAAAGCCGGACATTATACTCATGGACGTGCAGATGCCCATCATCGACGGCTACAAGTGTActcatcttctccgccacCATTTACCATACAAAAAGCTGGTCCAAGATGTGCCCATCGTGGCCATGACGGCATCGGCAATCCAAGGGGATCGTGAAAAGTGCACAAGAGCTGGCATGGATGATTATCTACCTAAGCCGGTGACGATGAAAGtactggagaagatgctcaTCAGGTGGTCATTAACCCGACGCCAACCACAGTCGGAGCCGCCTGCTTCTGACTGCTCCGAGATGGGAGAGCACTGCGAGAATGCTGACATTCCGCATCTGGGCATCGAAGAAGGCGATTCATTGCCTCTTTCGGCGTCGGAAGAGTTTCATCCCAACGCAATCACCCCACGGCCGCTGACGACCAACGGACGGCATGAGCCCTCGCCGTTTgactcggccatggcggctgaGATGTCGCCGCCGGTGCGCCGACCCGAAGGAGAGCGAGAGTTGTCGAATATGCTTCACGGGACGAAGCTCATTGACGCCGCAGGGGGTGTGCCAGCTGATCTTAACAACATTTCCCTCCCTGAGTCTGGAGCAGGAGAGGCCTTGACTGAAGAGAATGTTAATAAGCTGGAGAATGGCAGGTCGATTTAA
- a CDS encoding uncharacterized protein (EggNog:ENOG41), which produces MPSISPGQVAFSAMQYLPVPVIILNSLKTVVLANEAMGRMLGIISDDLSDDDASETMEKLRGQTLSQVGIDMIQDGRPVWVTWEAFLDTLVTEVGVRPPAASNQQRRPSHFGGGEVTPTAATALSQTDGLEHKPIERPTQDATVEVIITRKDIAKTTFNSRYRSKESEYHAFAKMIITIWEIEDKQVFFTLTFTNAQSAPAMPVSGRRAVARSSALEAVDKKSITTSSPASVASSRDSSSPLFYSPGVITMSSSPFPPMGPPTVASHTQSSTPSVLQKLIMMKDALIDSTQMPVVAMWKDGSVTFPNKAARQLFPENTDLDSSLDGDYLLEKWEVWNEDFTKRLEVSEYPISILLRTEKPFDSKRIGMYGRKGNRIIFDVLGEAIYDENTHEFLAAVVTGRDVTTMTEEITHIKERDEERFKVICDTMPQLVWTARPDGTHDFFNTRWYAYTGLSPGRCIGQDLKGNIHPAVHPDDMPGARARWTHSLKTGDPYVMEYRCLSKEGEWRWFLGRALAVRDKETGKIEKWFGTCTDIHESMQTKLSAKRTRQQLLSVLAHSHVTIFTVDPERRVTMLEGALIWNTATEDNHERSRWFVGENMYTVFNRLTEQAPDGERPQWLQPIEDILGGRTNEDVKEHGIDDRWYRTRFHPMLGKKDKRQQSDARDVYRRRYRSHNGRDRTEGKRRSFARAR; this is translated from the exons ATGCCGTCGATATCCCCGGGCCAGGTTGCCTTTTCCGCTATGCAGTATCTGCCTGTtcccgtcatcatcctcaacaGCCTCAAGACGGTTGTACTGGCCAATGAGGCCATGGGCAGGATGCTTGGCATCATTTCCGACGACTTGAGCGACGATGATGCGTCGGAaacgatggagaagctgcgaGGGCAGACGTTGTCGCAGGTGGGCATCGACATGATACAGGATGGCCGCCCCGTATGGGTTACATGGGAGGCCTTCCTCGACACCTTGGTCACCGAAGTTGGTGTACGGCCACCGGCAGCCTCGAATCAGCAGCGACGACCGTCTCACTTCGGAGGCGGCGAAGTCACACCGACGGCTGCCACTGCCCTGTCGCAGACTGATGGACTAGAACACAAGCCCATCGAGCGGCCGACTCAGGACGCAACGGTAGAAGTCATCATCACCCGAAAAGACATTGCCAAAACCACATTCAATAGTCGATATAGGTCAAAGGAGTCCGAGTACCACGCCTTTGCCAAGATGATCATCACCATCTGGGAAATCGAGGATAAGCAAGTCTTCTTCACTCTGACCTTTACCAATGCTCAATCTGCCCCGGCCATGCCTGTTAGCGGCCGGAGGGCCGTTGCCCGATCCAGCGCCCTCGAAGCCGTGGATAAAAAGTCGATAACTACATCAAGCCCGGCATCCGTGGCTTCCAGCCGAGACTCTAGCTCGCCACTATTCTACAGTCCGGGCGTTATTACCATGTCCTCGAGCCCCTTCCCTCCCATGGGACCTCCAACAGTGGCGTCTCATACCCAATCCAGCACGCCTTCGGTGCTGCAAAAGCTCATTATGATGAAAGACGCCTTGATCGATAGCACACAGATGCCTGTTGTCGCCATGTGGAAAGATGGCAGTGTAACGTTTCCGAACAAGGCTGCGAGACAGCTCTTCCCTGAGAATACGGACCTCGACTCTTCACTCGATGGAGATTACCTGCTAGAGAAATGGGAGGTGTGGAACGAAGATTTTACGAAGCGCTTAGAAGTCAGCGAGTATCCGATATCTATACTGCTTAGGACAGAGAAGCCCTTTGATAGCAAACGTATAGGCATGTACGGACGCAAAGGGAATAGGATCATATTTGACGTGCTAGGAGAAGCAATTTACGACGAGAACACGCACGAATTTCTTGCCGCCGTCGTCACTGGCCGTGATGTAACAACCATGACGGAAGAGATTACCCACATCAAAGAACGCGATGAAGAGCGTTTCAAGGTCATATGCGACACGATGCCGCAGCTGGTGTGGACGGCGCGCCCGGACGGAACGCACGATTTTTTCAATACGAGATGGTATGCCTATACCGGCCTGAGTCCCGGGCGCTGCATTGGACAGGATCTCAAAGGAAACATCCACCCAGCAGTTCACCCCGACGATATGCctggagctcgagctcgCTGGACTCACTCTCTGAAGACAGGAGATCCTTATGTGATGGAGTATCGCTGCCTTAGCAAAGAGGGAGAGTGGCGATGGTTCCTTGGTCGTGCCCTTGCGGTACGTGATAAAGAAACGGGCAAGATTGAAAAGTGGTTTG GGACTTGCACCGACATTCACGAGAGCATGCAGACGAAACTCAGTGCCAAGCGTAcgcgccagcagctgctgagtGTACTTGCTCATTCGCACGTCACCATCTTCACCGTTGATCCCGAACGCCGAGTTACTATGCTCGAGGGTGCTCTGATTTGGAACACTGCCACTGAAGATAACCATGAAAGGAGCAGGTGGTTTGTTGGGGAGAACATGTATACCGTCTTCAACCGACTCACCGAACAGGCGCCTGACGGAGAACGCCCGCAGTGGCTGCAACCCATCGAAGATATTTTGGGGGGAAGAACCAATGAGGATGTGAAGGAGCATGGAATTG ATGACCGCTGGTATCGTACACGGTTCCACCCGATGCtcggaaaaaaagacaaaagacaacAGAGCGACGCAAGAGACGTGTATCGAAGGCGTTATAGGAGTCATAATGGACGTGACCGAACTGAaggaaagaggagaagcttTGCGAGAGCAAGATAA
- a CDS encoding uncharacterized protein (EggNog:ENOG41), translating to MSCATLYTDLMTPSFTPSGISCVMNGRVSSIKAIPAKGSCPMAIVWVGDRRCHLMKCNDLPVPLLKSEKATNNWLKGQGDVLAEETFHDRQDQAVIYVKQRRQRPRDATKRSRGCATEKLSENEIHDIADTASKNGFRTQAEEDEANELAISQALWELAQEDEMASSGGSYITSSPAEKVMSGGGNASVFGNRSSNAGRSSTTTSRDDNKRPAPPRADEESFWVCSVCTLHNPQSFLCCDACGAERSETTLNVPVRPRQPGPRPAVIDLTNSPPKKKTKAGEASRTAQTTQRQPLSTSASVSTSAPAPAPPRPSTWRCEYCATEMERQWWTCSNCGQMKFNSR from the coding sequence ATGAGCTGTGCCACATTGTACACGGACCTCATGACGCCAAGTTTCACGCCCTCTGGGATCAGCTGCGTGATGAATGGCAGGGTCTCCTCTATAAAGGCTATACCGGCGAAGGGTTCTTGTCCAATGGCCATCGTCTGGGTGGGAGACAGACGTTGCCATCTCATGAAGTGCAACGACTTGCCCGTGCCGCTGCTGAAAAGCGAAAAGGCCACCAACAATTGGCTCAAGGGTCAGGGCGACGTCTTGGCGGAGGAGACATTTCACGACCGCCAAGACCAGGCAGTAATCTACGTcaagcagcggcggcagcggccgagaGACGCAACAAAGCGCTCGAGGGGCTGCGCCACTGAGAAGCTTAGTGAAAATGAGATACATGATATTGCTGATACGGCATCGAAGAATGGATTCCGGACACAAgccgaagaggacgaggccaATGAGCTTGCCATCTCTCAAGCACTGTGGGAGCTAGCTCAGGAAGACGAGATGGCCAGTTCAGGCGGTTCGTATATAACCTCATCGCCAGCGGAAAAAGTCATGAGTGGAGGCGGGAACGCCTCTGTATTTGGCAATAGAAGCTCAAAtgcaggaagaagcagcaccaccaccagccgtGATGACAATAAAAGACCGGCACCCCCTCGAGCAGACGAAGAATCCTTCTGGGTATGTTCGGTATGCACTCTGCACAACCCACAGAGCTTCCTGTGCTGTGATGCCTGTGGAGCAGAACGCAGTGAGACGACATTGAACGTACCGGTGAGGCCGAGACAGCCTGGACCGAGACCAGCTGTCATCGACCTAACAAACAGCccccccaagaagaagacaaaggctgGTGAGGCCTCACGAACAGCACAGACGACACAGCGACAACCACTATCGACGTCGGCATCGGTCTCCACGTCGGCACCGGCCCCAGCACCCCCTCGGCCGTCCACTTGGCGCTGCGAGTATTGCGCGACAGAGATGGAGCGGCAGTGGTGGACCTGCTCAAATTGCGGGCAGATGAAGTTTAACTCACGATAG